Below is a genomic region from Rhizobium acidisoli.
GGATGGATTTTCCAGGACTAAAATCTCCTTCAGAAATCAGGAAATTTGCCAGCCGGAGTGCGTGGTTAAATCTGTCGGCTTCAGATTTTTCGTATGGAGCATCCTCTCTGTCGAAGCTAACGACACCGATGATGAACCCGAAGAATATTATATCCCTATCTCCTTCATCATAGAGATAGTCCACGATTGTCCTTGCATATTCTCGATCCATAGTTTGCTGCTCGTCCGAATGGAAGCTTATCGGCGACCCTATCTGAACTGCTCCGTATGGCGCTATTGCTTCTTGAGTTTGGTTTGCCAGACAACGCGTGCTTGATCCAGACTCACCTGATTTGCGCCCCCAGCAAACGTTGGATCTGATGATTGCACGGGATCG
It encodes:
- a CDS encoding CPCC family cysteine-rich protein, translating into MRKENLKKFKCPCCGCQTLTEISRYEICDVCGWEDDPVQSSDPTFAGGANQVSLDQARVVWQTKLKKQ